ACAAGAAAAATCCTCTACCCGCATTTGCAGAGCCTGTAACAAATGTTCCCAGATGGAAATGCCTTGCCAATGAGCCGCTCAAATATCCTGAGCCCTTTAAGGTGAGAACCAATTACACCAAGCCAGGAGTCGACAGAACCTACAAAAGTCGGGCTTTTGATCTCGCAGGGTGGGGCTATTTTGATGAATTGCTGGAGATGATAAATGAAAAACCCGAAATTGTTTATCAGACCGATAGAAACGGAAAAAACTTGCTGATGGAAAGCGTTCGGGACGCGAAACAGATTCAATACTTTCTTGATAAAGGTTTGGATATAAATGCAGGCAACGATTATGGAATGACGGCTATAATGTTCGCCGTGCAGGGTCAAAAATGTCATGATGAAATTTCTGTCCTGGTGCGCAAGGGCGCAAATCTGGAATTGGTGAACGATCCCGCCAGATCGATATACAATGCTGATAAGGAAGGCACTGCATTTATGCTTGCGGTGGCGGATGAAAGGTACGATAACGCCGCGCTCCTTATAAAATGCGGGACCAACATCAACGCCTATAACAGCCACGGAGATACAGCGCTTCATATCGCCTTGCGCGGCCAGGTTCCTAAATCAGAAAAAAAAGCCGAGTTTTTGCTGAAATACGCCCCTTCTTTGAACTCTCAAAATAAATGGGGGCATACTCCCATAGAGAGCGCCGTGGAATTCGGCCGAAGAAAACAAGTTGGGAAGATTTTGGAAAAAGCCGGGATCCCAATGCCTTCCGTCCCCGTGATGTTCGGAGACGTCAGGACCGCTATTCGCGTTACCGCGCGAGAGGAATATCAAAGAAGACACAAAACATCATCCTTTCCACGCTTGGCTTTTGCTCATGGCAATATCGGGATGGGCTCCTATAGTGCAAACGCCATAGACATTTTGCTGAGGCAAAATCCGGACCTTGCCAAACAAAAAGACAGGTTTGGCCGCACCTTGCTGCACTGGGCGGGGGAATATTGCAACGTGGACGCCTTTGACTATTTAATGGAGTACGGAATTCCCATTAACGTTCAGGACAACGAAGGAAATACGGCGCTCCATTTGTGGGCGGAACATAACGACGCCGTCGCCGCGCTCTTGGCAAAAGGGGCCGACGCTACAATAAAAAATAATATGGGGCGCATTCCGCTGCATTTTGTCGGGCTCAAATACACCCATTCTTCGGACATTAACGCCTTAATTAAAATGCATATAAAGGCGGGAGGCAGCTTGAATGCCAGGGATATTAACGGACAGACTCCCGCGCAAGTTTCAGAAAATAGAACATTCCGGGAAATTGCCGCCTCTTTTCAATAGAGGGTGGAAGGAGATATTATTCATGAAGCGCCTCGGAACCCTATATATTGTCATCATACTTCTTATAGCATGTCTGCCGGCCTCCACTCAGGCTGATACGGTTGTTCTTAAAAACGGCAAGCGCATTGACGTGGAGCAAGCCTGGGAAGATGGTTCGTTCATTAAGTGCATTCGCTTTGGAGGCGAGATTTCCTATCCCAAATCCAAGGTGGAGCGCATCGAAACCTCCCAGGGCGCCGCGCCCGCCAGTGCTGCGGGTTCTTCCCGTGCAAACGCAAATTCCGCCTCTTCAGCAACATCCAGTATGTCCGCTTCTCAAAAAAGCAGGGGCGCGGCGCAAACCGCCTTTGCCCCGGAAAAAATTTTGCCGGTTAATCCTCAAGGCGGCGGAGCTAAAACAGCGGGGGGCGCGCAAGATGATCGTTTCCTCACCGAGGAAGAAAAACTGGATCTGGCAATCCAAAAAATGCATGAAGAAAAGCGAAGCGTCGCTTGCCGGGGATTCAAGGAATTTAAAAAACTTGATGTTTTTATCCGGCGTACCGCCCCTGACGCCATTCGTACAAAGGTTGAAAAGTTTGAATCCGGCGTTTTTAAGGCCGCTTATGACGGGGATCTGGAGCAGGTAAAGAGCATGTACCGGGCGGACCCCAACGTCATCCGCCAAGTGAATTCCTTTGGAGAAACCCCATTGCATATCGCTGCAACCATGTGCCACCTGGATGTGGCGAAGTTTTTGGTGGAAAATGGCGCCGACGTCAACGCAGGCTCAGACTGGGGCTATACTCCAATTATGGGTCCCACGGTTATGCCATATCACATGGAAAAAAAGAATAGACGTGGCGACCCCCCATTTCAGGGAGATTGGAAGAGCATGATCGACTATCTCCTTTCCAAGGGGGCGGATATTAATGCCGTCAAGCATGAATACGATCCATGCGAGTGCCAATATTGCCCGGAATGCCGTCCCCCAAGACATTCCATATTAGGAAGAACCTCTCATGGCACCCCCCTGATGATGACATATATGGAGGAAACAGAGGATTATCTAGTCGCAAAAGGAGCTGACGTAAATATTCAAAACCGTGACGGCAATACTAAGTTTCATAACGTTTGCACTTCCGGTATGCTCCACGACCCGAAAAAATGCGCAGCAAGGCTGAACTTCTGGTTCAAGCAGGGCGTAGACGAGAGCATAAAAAATAAATGGGGGGAAACCCCATACATGTGGGCTGCCCGGTACAAGGCGCGGGTTAAATTGGAAAACGCCTTTAAAGAGATGGGACGCCCTATACCTTACATCCCCACCCATTTTGAAGAAGTTTTGGCCGAAATTTACAGGACGAGAAATAATCCGGGCGCTTCATCGCATAATAAGAGGCCGGGAAGTTTAACGAAAATTAAAGAGCTTGTTGCCCGCTCCCCTGAAGTTGTTCATGCTTCAGATAATAAGCGCAGGACCCTTCTGCATATCGCTGCTGTAGAAGAACATCCAGGAGCGGCAGAGTGCTTTCTCATAAATGGCGCCGATCCCAATGCTCTGGATGCATGGGGTGAAACGCCGTTGTTCGATGCCGAAACCGGGGAAATAGCCCAAATACTATTGGACTACGGCGCGGACCCCAATCTTAAGGATTGTACGGGAAAAACCGCGCTTCAGGAAAACGGGTCTGTTGTTATGGAAATTGAAACCTGGCGAAAGGGGCTTCCCGCACTGGAAGCCAGGCTGGCCCAAAAGGCCAAGGAGCGCGGACCTGCTGAGTAGCGCAACGAGGTTTTGGCCCTAAGCGCAAATCGCCGTAAAGCCCTTCCATTTTTATTGTCTTGAACCGCCCAAAGACATCCTGATAGCCCAGGAAGCCTTTGGGCGTTTTGTTTTCCTCAAGCGGTCAGAAAAAAAGTCGTCTCCCCCGTTTTTTTTTGCTATAACAGCGTATGAAATACACACTTGTCTAAAAACCGACGAATCTGCAATATTATTTTGTTCAGTCTTTATCCAGACGCGACCTTTTTTTAAAACGACCTAAAGGAGTTAATAATGCTGCTTCTCAATCCCAAAAATTACCAGGACCGGAACTATCCCGACGAACGGTCCAAGGAAATCATGCTCAAGACCATCGAATTTTTCGAGAACAAGGGCTTGGCCAAAATGAAGGAAGACTATTACGCCGCCGAGTTTACGGACGACTTCACCGAGTTCATCAAAAAGGAAGGGATCTTCGAAACCCTGTTCCTGCCCAAGGGATACGGCAGCGAAGAGCAATACTACAGCACCTATCGCATGTACGAGTTTTCTGAAATTACGGGATTTTACGGCATGCCCTACTGGTACACCTACCACGTTTCCACCCTGGGCTTGGACCCGGTCTTTTTGGGCGATAATGAGGAGTTGAAGCACCGCGCCGTGGAAACCCTGCGCCAGAACCCCTTGTGCGCCTTCGGCCTGTCCGAAAAGGAGCACGGCGCCGACATCTACTCCTCCGAGATGAAGCTCTATCCCCAGGAAGATGGAACCTACCTGGCCCGGGGCAGCAAATACTATATCGGCAACGGCAACAAGGCTTCCACAATCACGGTTTTCGGCAAGATTGCCGACACCGATGAATACGTGTTCTTTGTGGCGGATTCCCAGCACGAAAAATTCGAGCTGGTCAAGAACGTCATTCACGCCCAGAACTACGTGTCCGAGTTCATCCTCCACGACTATCCGGTGACCGACGCTGACATCACCACTCGCGGCCCCAAGGCCTGGGACGACATGCTGAACACCATCAACATCTGCAAATTCAACATCGGCTCCGGCGCAACGGGCATTGTCACCCATTCCTTTTACGAAGCCCTGAATCACGCCGCACACAGAAACGTGTACGGCAAGTTCGTGACCGACTTCCCCCATGTCAAACGCCTGTTCCTGGATTCCTTCTGCCGTTTGGCGGGCATGAAGCTCTTCGGCCTGCGCGCCACGGATTACATGCGCGCCGCCTCCAAGGAAGACAAGCGCTACATGCTGTACAACCCCATCATGAAAATGAAGGTGGCCATCCAGGGCGAAGAAGTCCACGAAATGCTGTGGGACATCATCGCCGCCAAGGGCTTTGAAAAGGACAACTATTTCTCCCAGGCCGT
The Desulfatibacillum aliphaticivorans DSM 15576 DNA segment above includes these coding regions:
- a CDS encoding ankyrin repeat domain-containing protein, translating into MKYPKVTIERIEKTDKKNPLPAFAEPVTNVPRWKCLANEPLKYPEPFKVRTNYTKPGVDRTYKSRAFDLAGWGYFDELLEMINEKPEIVYQTDRNGKNLLMESVRDAKQIQYFLDKGLDINAGNDYGMTAIMFAVQGQKCHDEISVLVRKGANLELVNDPARSIYNADKEGTAFMLAVADERYDNAALLIKCGTNINAYNSHGDTALHIALRGQVPKSEKKAEFLLKYAPSLNSQNKWGHTPIESAVEFGRRKQVGKILEKAGIPMPSVPVMFGDVRTAIRVTAREEYQRRHKTSSFPRLAFAHGNIGMGSYSANAIDILLRQNPDLAKQKDRFGRTLLHWAGEYCNVDAFDYLMEYGIPINVQDNEGNTALHLWAEHNDAVAALLAKGADATIKNNMGRIPLHFVGLKYTHSSDINALIKMHIKAGGSLNARDINGQTPAQVSENRTFREIAASFQ
- a CDS encoding ankyrin repeat domain-containing protein, with product MPVNPQGGGAKTAGGAQDDRFLTEEEKLDLAIQKMHEEKRSVACRGFKEFKKLDVFIRRTAPDAIRTKVEKFESGVFKAAYDGDLEQVKSMYRADPNVIRQVNSFGETPLHIAATMCHLDVAKFLVENGADVNAGSDWGYTPIMGPTVMPYHMEKKNRRGDPPFQGDWKSMIDYLLSKGADINAVKHEYDPCECQYCPECRPPRHSILGRTSHGTPLMMTYMEETEDYLVAKGADVNIQNRDGNTKFHNVCTSGMLHDPKKCAARLNFWFKQGVDESIKNKWGETPYMWAARYKARVKLENAFKEMGRPIPYIPTHFEEVLAEIYRTRNNPGASSHNKRPGSLTKIKELVARSPEVVHASDNKRRTLLHIAAVEEHPGAAECFLINGADPNALDAWGETPLFDAETGEIAQILLDYGADPNLKDCTGKTALQENGSVVMEIETWRKGLPALEARLAQKAKERGPAE
- a CDS encoding acyl-CoA dehydrogenase family protein → MLLLNPKNYQDRNYPDERSKEIMLKTIEFFENKGLAKMKEDYYAAEFTDDFTEFIKKEGIFETLFLPKGYGSEEQYYSTYRMYEFSEITGFYGMPYWYTYHVSTLGLDPVFLGDNEELKHRAVETLRQNPLCAFGLSEKEHGADIYSSEMKLYPQEDGTYLARGSKYYIGNGNKASTITVFGKIADTDEYVFFVADSQHEKFELVKNVIHAQNYVSEFILHDYPVTDADITTRGPKAWDDMLNTINICKFNIGSGATGIVTHSFYEALNHAAHRNVYGKFVTDFPHVKRLFLDSFCRLAGMKLFGLRATDYMRAASKEDKRYMLYNPIMKMKVAIQGEEVHEMLWDIIAAKGFEKDNYFSQAVVDLRGFPKLEGTRHVNMALIAKLLPNYFFNPKEHPEIGRITDARNDDHMFDQGPTRGYGKIQFHDYNIAYNSVDLPNVNIFKKQIQAFVEWLMLSGMDLGKQMLNDFDFLLAVGEIFTIVAYGQLIIESAKIENLDDDLLDEIFDVFVRDFSRYALAVNGKPTATPEQKEAILKCIQSPVVDDDKFNRVLEKHVYSLIDAYTMNP